One region of Armigeres subalbatus isolate Guangzhou_Male chromosome 3, GZ_Asu_2, whole genome shotgun sequence genomic DNA includes:
- the LOC134225778 gene encoding RAB6A-GEF complex partner protein 2, translated as MIEITAKLIRDQSAVFLCGETVECLITFTNPTLPEHKISQSNSDIVENLAWATVQIHCYCNSTVQDRGGVGSETVVSMHKNVSGSTSLNASNQLKGEVLKSTDPRILFCDLRLSPGESRQFIFRETLSVNTPPTYRGVMVKYYYKITVATQRVGSTVQALHIPIRVLPLPPINCSDEAITLNDESNEDLAPNNPFIERKKAPSKIEYALHYLQNITARRRPNFYLISNKRGKVGRFCLFKPIYKLGEDIVGTLDFSCGTVKCAQLSVTLQCEEIIKKRNPKPMEQPNLPGQDKNNVAVPVGRITNYTKHHEVCLGLLQTQMIISIPLHVTPTFETDLVDVRWRLHFQFVTSTNDELNMETNKDTLEWQAPTDISIETMIWNLPVTIYPTAPVQIPQASGTFTLNIK; from the exons atgATTGAAATTACAGCAAAGCTAATACGTGATCAAAGTGCAGTTTTCTTGTGCGGAGAAACAGTGGAGTGCCTGATAACATTCACAAATCCTACCCTTCCCGAACACAAAATTAGCCAGAGTAATAG TGATATAGTGGAAAATTTGGCGTGGGCAACAGTACAAATCCATTGCTATTGCAATTCCACCGTTCAGGATCGTGGTGGTGTTGGTTCGGAAACGGTGGTTTCTATGCATAAGAATGTTAGCGGTTCGACATCCCTGAACGCCAGCAATCAACTGAAAGGAGAAGTACTAAAATCCACTGATCCTAGAATCCTATTTTGCGACCTACGTCTATCCCCGGGGGAATCCAGACAAT TTATTTTTCGCGAAACATTATCTGTAAATACCCCACCAACGTACCGAGGAGTGATGGTAAAATACTACTACAAGATAACGGTGGCCACTCAACGCGTTGGTTCCACGGTCCAAGCATTGCATATTCCAATTCGTGTGCTTCCATTACCGCCCATCAATTGTAGCGATGAGGCAATCACATTGAATGATGAATCCAACGAAGACCTTGCTCCGAATAATCCATtcatagaaagaaaaaaagctcCTTCAAAAATTGAGTACGCTTTGCATTATCTCCAGAACATTACTGCACGAAGGAGGCCGAACTTCTATCTGATTTCTAATAAAAGAGGCAAAGTTGGTCGATTTTGCTTATTCAAACCGATTTACAAACTGGGAGAGGACATTGTTGGAACGCTGGATTTTAGTTGCGGAACCGTTAAATGTGCGCAACTTTCGGTTACTTTGCAATGTGAGGAAATCATAAAAAAGAGAAATCCGAAACCGATGGAACAACCAAATTTACCTGGGCAAGATAAAAACAATGTTGCAGTCCCTGTTGGACGCATTACAAACTATACAAAACATCACGAGGTATGTCTTGGCTTACTACAAACCCAGATGATCATATCCATCCCATTACACGTTACCCCGACCTTCGAAACTGACCTGGTGGATGTACGGTGGCGTCTCCATTTTCAATTCGTGACCAGCACCAACGATGAGCTGAATATGGAAACCAATAAGGATACGCTGGAGTGGCAAGCGCCTACAGATATTTCCATAGAAACCATGATCTGGAATCTCCCGGTGACAATCTACCCCACAGCACCCGTTCAGATCCCGCAAGCTAGTGGAACATTTACGTTAAACATAAAGTAG
- the LOC134225779 gene encoding RRP15-like protein codes for MTAKLKTNKQFHVSHQEPDTDSASDQSDNDDQHMSDEEFPMSDDDQMQADSDEEKNPSKWTLTLAKYLRKSGEVQILSKAVKEADLEKKRKEEKPTYKFEIVGEQKSKDAGDHGQDEKPGDLEMTKELLRQKALLRKERQRDILGLRIKPSVGQYEREKALKKIATRGTVQLFNAVRQQQRDVSKKLDDAGKLEYKRDKVLKNLSKKEFLNALMSGPRAKSELVDNLVKKEEVKDEIKSEEESDDDDDEPKSTWGALRADFLTGKKSGWDKADSDKDGSFGNSDMDGGSDSD; via the exons ATGACGGctaaattgaaaacaaataaacaatttCATG TGTCTCATCAGGAGCCAGACACCGACAGTGCAAGTGATCAGTCCGACAACGATGACCAGCATATGTCCGATGAGGAATTTCCCATGTCGGATGATGACCAGATGCAAGCAGATTCCGACGAAGAAAAGAATCCTTCGAAATGGACCTTGACGCTGGCCAAATACCTGAGAAAGTCAGGAGAGGTCCAGATTCTTTCGAAGGCTGTTAAAGAAGCTGATTTGGAAAAGAAGCGCAAGGAAGAGAAACCTACctacaaatttgaaattgttgGAGAGCAAAAATCAAAAGATGCGGGGGATCATGGCCAGGATGAAAAGCCAGGTGATCTGGAAATGACGAAAGAGTTACTACGCCAAAAAGCGTTGCTCAGGAAAGAAAGACAAAGGGACATTTTGGGTCTACGAATCAAACCCTCGGTAGGCCAGTACGAGCGAGAGAAAGCGTTGAAGAAAATCGCTACCCGAGGAACTGTTCAGCTGTTCAACGCGGTCCGGCAACAGCAGCGGGATGTCAGTAAAAAGCTCGATGATGCCGGAAAACTGGAATATAAGCGAGATAAAGTACTGAAAAATCTCAGtaaaaaggaattcctgaatgcgCTAATGAGCGGGCCCCGGGCAAAATCGGAACTGGTTGACAATCTGGTTAAAAAGGAAGAAGTCAAGGATGAAATCAAATCGGAAGAGGAGtctgatgatgacgatgatgaaccCAAGTCAACGTGGGGAGCACTGAGAGCGGATTTCCTAACAGGTAAGAAATCAGGCTGGGATAAGGCGGATAGCGATAAAGATGGAAGTTTCGGCAATTCCGACATGGATGGTGGTTCAGATTCAGATTAA